From Cupriavidus necator N-1:
GTTGTACCGCGAGGTTGAGCATCTCTATGTGGGCATAGATCGGATAACGCAGGTTGCTTACGACATCCGATACCATCGCGCGGGAGCACTACGGCTGGCCAGCCTGCCCGCGCTGGCGCAATGGCTAATCCCGGCGGTGCTTGCCAAGTTCTTAGAAGCCCGGCCTCAGGTTCGCATCTTTGTGCAGACGCTACCTTCGACGCAAATCGCCGAACTAGTCGCGACAAGGCAGTTCGACCTCGGCGTTGTCGAATTGCCGATGTCCAGATCCGGCGTAAGCGTGCGGAACTTGCCACCCTCGCCCATCGTGGCGGTGTTGCCCTTCGAACACCGCCTAGCGGCCCGAGAGAAAGTCAGCCTGCGTGATTTGGCCGGAGAACGGCTTGTGCTGCCATCACCGCAAAGCTATCTGCGCTACCAGATTGATGACGCCTTCAACCGCCAAAGCATCGTGCCGGACGTCGTTGCAGAGACGCCGACATCGCCTCTGGTGTGCGCGTTGGTGGCGGAAGGCGCCGGCATTGGCTTGGTATCGGCATGGGCACCCTCTCCGCACGGCGATACGCGCACGGTGCAAAGGCCGCTCGACGAACTGCTGCAATCGCAGTACGCCTGCCTGCGGCCGGAAGGTGCCGTTCCGATGGTGTTGGCGGAGGAATTCCAGTCGTTACTCTCTGCTCAGATGGATGCAATGGCACCGGGCCACTAGAAGTCCTGTTCCGTTAGCGAAGACGCGGTCGTCATAGCGACTGCACTCGGAAGGGAGGTCAATGGGTCAGCGTGACGCCATGCCGACCGTAATCGAAACTATCGAACCACTCCCGGATCGCGTCGGCCACAACGCTTGGATCGCAAGTGGCGGCATCCGGAACGCATGCCCAAATGAGACTTTCGACG
This genomic window contains:
- a CDS encoding LysR family transcriptional regulator, which translates into the protein MNMRHIEAFRAVMISGSVVGAAKLLNVTQPGVSRTIALLEMRLGYALFQRKGRRLVPTSEAEALYREVEHLYVGIDRITQVAYDIRYHRAGALRLASLPALAQWLIPAVLAKFLEARPQVRIFVQTLPSTQIAELVATRQFDLGVVELPMSRSGVSVRNLPPSPIVAVLPFEHRLAAREKVSLRDLAGERLVLPSPQSYLRYQIDDAFNRQSIVPDVVAETPTSPLVCALVAEGAGIGLVSAWAPSPHGDTRTVQRPLDELLQSQYACLRPEGAVPMVLAEEFQSLLSAQMDAMAPGH